The Thermodesulfobacteriota bacterium genome has a window encoding:
- the cas2 gene encoding CRISPR-associated endonuclease Cas2 codes for MYYIMVYDVNVKRVNKMLKLLRKYLNWVQNSVFEGELSDSQLERLKHEIKDIIKSNEDSVIIYAMESKWLARDIIGLEKKEIGTII; via the coding sequence ATGTACTACATAATGGTTTATGATGTAAATGTGAAGCGGGTCAATAAGATGCTTAAGTTGCTCAGGAAGTATCTAAACTGGGTGCAGAACTCTGTTTTCGAGGGAGAACTCAGTGATTCCCAATTGGAAAGATTAAAACATGAGATCAAGGATATTATTAAGTCTAATGAGGACTCTGTTATAATCTATGCGATGGAATCAAAGTGGTTAGCACGGGATATCATAGGGTTGGAGAAGAAGGAGATTGGAACGATTATATGA
- the cas1b gene encoding type I-B CRISPR-associated endonuclease Cas1b, which yields MEKPFYIFSNGRIRRKDNTVFFEYGDSNDESQEEKESKPANRRAVPVETIDSIYLFGEVDLNNKVINFLGQNHIPIHFFNYYGYYTGTFYPREYAVSGHILVKQVSHYVDPGLRFAIAQEIIQSSNHNILKNLKYYERRYGDLSGFISHIENKNREMGSSRSIEELMGFEGQIHKRYFEAWNKILKSETFLFDKRTRMPPDNPINALISFGNSMVYATALSEIYKTQLNPAISYLHQPSTKRFSLSLDLAEIFKPLLVDRLIFSMINHNQIRENHFESNLEFCYLNEKGRRTFTEQFDEKLKTTVKHPSLKRNVSYRQLIKLECYKLVKHILGEEEFKGFRMWW from the coding sequence ATGGAAAAACCGTTCTATATCTTTAGCAACGGGCGGATAAGGAGAAAGGATAACACGGTCTTTTTCGAATATGGCGATTCTAACGACGAATCCCAAGAAGAAAAGGAATCAAAGCCTGCAAACAGGCGCGCGGTTCCGGTAGAGACGATAGATTCGATCTACCTTTTTGGTGAAGTTGACCTGAATAATAAAGTTATAAACTTTCTCGGACAAAATCATATACCGATTCATTTCTTTAACTACTACGGCTACTACACGGGAACTTTTTATCCAAGGGAGTACGCGGTTTCGGGCCATATTTTAGTAAAGCAGGTATCACATTACGTAGATCCAGGCCTGCGCTTTGCCATAGCGCAGGAAATCATACAATCTTCAAATCACAACATACTCAAAAACCTGAAGTATTATGAGCGCAGGTACGGAGACCTGAGCGGTTTCATTTCGCATATAGAGAATAAAAACAGAGAGATGGGCAGTTCAAGATCAATAGAGGAACTCATGGGATTTGAGGGGCAAATCCACAAGCGTTACTTCGAGGCCTGGAATAAGATTCTAAAATCTGAAACGTTCCTATTCGATAAGCGCACTAGAATGCCGCCGGATAATCCCATAAATGCGCTTATTTCATTTGGTAATTCTATGGTATATGCAACTGCTTTAAGCGAGATTTATAAAACACAGCTCAATCCGGCTATAAGTTACTTGCACCAGCCGAGTACAAAGCGTTTCTCTTTGAGTTTGGATTTAGCCGAGATATTTAAGCCGCTCCTGGTTGATAGGCTGATTTTTAGCATGATTAACCATAACCAAATTCGCGAGAATCACTTTGAGAGCAATTTGGAATTTTGTTATCTGAACGAGAAGGGAAGAAGAACTTTTACGGAGCAATTTGACGAGAAGCTAAAAACCACAGTAAAGCATCCGAGCCTTAAGCGGAATGTGAGCTATCGTCAGTTGATAAAGTTGGAGTGTTATAAGCTAGTTAAGCATATTCTAGGAGAAGAAGAATTTAAAGGATTTAGAATGTGGTGGTGA
- the cas4 gene encoding CRISPR-associated protein Cas4 translates to MTLDQQLKHTGTLVNYYFVCKRKLWLFAHQINFETESDTVALGRLLSEISYDRQKKEIKIDEMISIDWIDFRNKVIHEVKKSDKLEEAHLWQVKYYLYFLESKGVQGFRAEINYPKFHKRELIELIDSDREYLKEVIKEIEEILPRDEIPEKVRIPACRSCSYFEFCWV, encoded by the coding sequence ATGACCCTGGACCAGCAGCTAAAACACACCGGAACCCTCGTTAACTACTACTTCGTCTGCAAACGGAAGCTGTGGCTTTTTGCGCATCAGATAAATTTTGAAACAGAGTCTGACACGGTTGCACTCGGGAGGTTGTTATCTGAGATTTCCTACGACCGCCAAAAGAAAGAAATTAAAATTGACGAAATGATCTCGATTGATTGGATTGATTTCAGGAACAAGGTCATTCATGAGGTAAAAAAGTCGGATAAACTCGAAGAAGCACACCTTTGGCAGGTGAAGTATTACCTCTATTTTCTTGAATCAAAGGGCGTCCAGGGATTTAGGGCGGAGATAAACTATCCCAAGTTTCATAAGCGCGAACTCATTGAGCTTATCGACTCGGACAGGGAGTATCTAAAAGAAGTGATAAAGGAAATCGAAGAGATTCTTCCGAGGGATGAGATCCCAGAGAAAGTAAGAATTCCGGCCTGCAGGTCGTGCAGTTATTTTGAATTTTGCTGGGTGTAG
- the cas3 gene encoding CRISPR-associated helicase Cas3', whose translation MDRPHRILAKSIKKHKETDSQEKGEIYLKEHTRDVWDAFENLSNSKNLPDKHIDEAVKLAIQIAIMCHDFGKVLPAFQQRTLGNIDYKPLYPYNNIPHSLFSVFWMDGEKINEQLKNVKPTQEELEHLTQFIYSAVAFHHWRGNFDQLINWSDKDLCEFLSKLIEHRSFREALFENLASEFENFQDGFNPKDYILFNEEWASGIVNGLSLAHYVMPPYLNTLLPQRAELSKEEKKKWILISGLLMRSDHFASFCEEENEDTNKIEISGLDNKLEEEVEKYIKDKSSSPNASIWQVDKVKDCKDKSVILIAPTGYGKTEFAFLWSNGDKFFYTLPLRSAVNQIFKRAKNIFTEEKTGLLHSDADVYLLGDGAETDSLKVYDFARQLSHPVIVSTGDQFFPYALKPPSYEKTYATMSYSRLVIDEVQAYNPKSAAIIVKFIEDMVLMGGKFLLMTATLPKFVKEELEKRIKKADYRIVDVYTDKKESKRNFSNLKKHKIELVRVEGVGDTKKSLFELSDEQLEQIIQRISWRVIQEAKGNKRVLVILNTVRMAQDLYDQVKRLAGNTPVYLIHSRFTLKDRENNEKVLAAEFKNPKSLNGNQPRILIATQVVEASLDIDADVLFTEIAPLDALVQRMGRVLRRIKHNPEGEVVEYRYRYDEQAKSTVEFKNYGNGFEQSETNVTVWTFENGLESGNANFYDKDLLLLSLKILKECSDRKSLEPQNLKDWLKSMEKKDTNEILDELLGEVKQPAKGKKKKLVLPHQQLKNPYAALSEYDKYEMVKLLYLSLPDDHSYLSEFRKTLDILDAGFMSDRKEEAHKIFREIYDIQLIPESKVSDFIKKIKEFFKSDEIKESKHLFTLFKKQVLSQFVVSDGYFKHRKNLSPDDWVFYKVFEKLNNNDIEEILEKLGKIYGYRNYKQDDFERKLKRWLSGIFALPVQYDESLGIRESKSKTGESDNKENQETEDAESNII comes from the coding sequence ATGGATCGACCACATAGAATCCTGGCTAAAAGCATCAAAAAGCATAAAGAAACAGATAGTCAGGAGAAAGGTGAAATATATCTCAAGGAACATACTCGTGATGTTTGGGATGCCTTTGAAAATCTCTCTAATTCTAAAAACCTCCCTGACAAACACATAGATGAAGCAGTAAAACTGGCAATCCAGATTGCCATAATGTGCCATGACTTCGGAAAAGTTCTTCCTGCATTTCAGCAAAGAACCCTCGGAAACATTGATTACAAACCTCTTTATCCCTACAATAATATTCCACATTCTCTTTTTTCAGTCTTCTGGATGGATGGAGAGAAGATAAATGAACAGTTAAAGAATGTAAAACCTACCCAAGAAGAATTAGAACACCTTACTCAGTTTATTTACTCCGCTGTGGCATTTCACCACTGGCGCGGCAACTTTGACCAGCTTATCAACTGGAGTGATAAAGATTTGTGTGAATTTCTTAGCAAACTAATTGAACATAGGTCATTTCGAGAAGCACTATTTGAAAACCTAGCGAGTGAATTTGAGAACTTTCAAGACGGATTCAACCCGAAAGACTATATCCTCTTTAATGAGGAATGGGCAAGCGGGATTGTAAACGGCTTGTCTTTGGCTCATTACGTTATGCCACCCTACTTAAATACTCTTCTACCACAACGTGCTGAACTATCAAAAGAAGAGAAAAAGAAATGGATATTAATAAGCGGTTTGCTCATGCGCTCAGACCACTTTGCTTCATTCTGCGAAGAAGAGAACGAAGACACGAATAAAATCGAGATCTCAGGTTTAGATAACAAACTGGAAGAAGAAGTCGAGAAATACATTAAGGACAAATCATCAAGCCCAAACGCTTCAATATGGCAAGTAGATAAAGTAAAAGATTGTAAAGATAAAAGCGTTATCCTAATTGCTCCCACTGGCTACGGAAAAACCGAGTTTGCTTTCCTCTGGTCGAATGGAGATAAGTTCTTCTACACACTGCCGCTCCGTTCGGCTGTGAATCAAATATTTAAGAGGGCAAAAAACATCTTCACAGAAGAGAAAACAGGATTGCTTCACTCCGATGCGGATGTCTATCTTCTAGGGGACGGAGCCGAAACAGACAGTTTAAAGGTTTACGATTTTGCCCGCCAGCTTTCTCATCCTGTAATTGTTTCGACTGGCGACCAGTTCTTCCCCTATGCTCTAAAGCCCCCATCTTATGAGAAAACCTATGCTACTATGTCTTATTCACGTCTTGTGATTGACGAGGTGCAGGCTTACAATCCCAAATCCGCCGCTATCATTGTGAAATTTATAGAGGATATGGTCCTTATGGGTGGGAAGTTTCTTCTTATGACGGCTACATTGCCGAAGTTTGTGAAAGAGGAATTAGAGAAAAGGATTAAAAAAGCAGATTATAGGATAGTCGATGTCTACACCGACAAAAAGGAAAGTAAAAGAAATTTTAGCAATTTGAAGAAGCATAAGATTGAACTTGTGAGAGTTGAAGGTGTAGGGGACACGAAAAAGTCGCTGTTTGAACTTTCAGATGAGCAACTGGAGCAAATCATCCAAAGAATTAGTTGGCGAGTTATTCAAGAAGCTAAAGGAAACAAAAGAGTTCTTGTAATCTTAAACACAGTTAGAATGGCTCAAGACTTATACGATCAGGTTAAAAGGCTAGCTGGAAATACTCCTGTCTATCTTATTCATTCCCGATTTACATTGAAGGATAGGGAAAATAATGAAAAGGTTCTTGCAGCCGAATTCAAGAATCCGAAATCTCTGAATGGAAATCAACCTAGAATCCTCATTGCGACTCAAGTTGTCGAAGCATCTTTAGACATTGATGCGGATGTGCTATTTACAGAAATCGCACCTCTCGATGCGCTTGTTCAGAGGATGGGAAGGGTGTTAAGACGTATCAAACACAATCCTGAAGGTGAAGTTGTTGAATATCGTTATCGTTACGATGAGCAAGCGAAAAGTACCGTTGAGTTTAAAAATTATGGAAATGGATTTGAACAGTCCGAGACTAATGTTACCGTTTGGACTTTTGAAAATGGTTTGGAATCGGGAAATGCCAACTTCTATGATAAAGACCTTCTACTTTTAAGTTTGAAGATTCTAAAGGAGTGTAGCGACCGGAAAAGTCTTGAACCTCAAAATTTAAAAGATTGGCTGAAGAGTATGGAGAAAAAAGATACAAATGAAATCCTAGATGAGCTTTTAGGTGAGGTTAAGCAGCCTGCAAAAGGCAAGAAGAAAAAGCTAGTTTTGCCGCATCAACAACTCAAGAACCCTTACGCCGCCCTATCCGAATACGATAAGTACGAGATGGTCAAACTGCTTTATTTATCCTTGCCGGATGACCACAGCTATTTGAGTGAATTCAGGAAAACTTTAGACATCTTAGACGCTGGCTTTATGTCGGACAGGAAAGAGGAGGCACACAAAATCTTTAGAGAGATTTACGATATTCAGCTTATACCTGAAAGTAAAGTCAGTGATTTCATAAAAAAGATTAAAGAATTTTTCAAAAGTGATGAAATAAAAGAGTCAAAGCATCTTTTCACACTTTTTAAAAAGCAAGTCCTTTCACAGTTTGTCGTTTCAGATGGTTATTTTAAACATCGCAAGAACCTATCCCCCGATGATTGGGTGTTTTATAAAGTTTTTGAAAAGTTGAATAACAATGATATTGAGGAAATCCTTGAAAAATTAGGAAAGATCTATGGATACAGGAATTACAAACAAGATGACTTTGAAAGGAAACTTAAAAGATGGCTGTCGGGCATTTTTGCCCTTCCAGTTCAATATGATGAGAGCTTGGGCATTAGAGAGAGCAAAAGTAAGACCGGAGAGAGCGATAATAAGGAAAATCAAGAAACTGAGGATGCAGAAAGCAACATAATATGA
- the cas5b gene encoding type I-B CRISPR-associated protein Cas5b, translated as MNKESTTKALRIRIYQPQAHYRVPFTYQRRHTYPIPPYSTVIGLLCNVLGIRNLKTQGEPKEDANYKKLKELKISIAGRFESKTTEYTWLRNLSKDSHIIRFGSTNIREINGHIEHIGGQSPVLIDILSEVKLFIYLANNDEVFLKKIKTSLENPTQRLYPIHLGRAEDWIVFEEISSIFELEYKEKIQDGNYRNFFWIPKHYVRNGQTPGLRYRVPTFYKLTNGVRNFEYEDAFLNDGKIIGLKGYFDEFEENNVKIRMPVFFSGRRDNGSTT; from the coding sequence ATGAATAAAGAGTCAACCACAAAAGCCTTACGTATAAGAATCTACCAACCACAAGCACACTATCGTGTTCCGTTTACCTATCAACGGAGACATACTTACCCCATCCCGCCTTACTCTACAGTGATTGGACTTTTATGCAATGTGTTGGGAATAAGGAATCTGAAGACACAAGGGGAACCTAAAGAAGATGCGAATTATAAGAAATTAAAAGAACTAAAAATCTCCATAGCCGGAAGGTTTGAAAGCAAAACAACTGAATACACGTGGCTTAGAAATCTTTCCAAAGACAGTCATATAATAAGGTTTGGCTCTACAAATATCAGAGAAATCAACGGTCATATCGAACATATAGGTGGTCAAAGCCCTGTTCTAATTGACATTCTTAGTGAGGTAAAACTGTTCATTTACCTGGCAAACAATGATGAAGTTTTTTTAAAAAAGATAAAAACCAGTTTAGAGAATCCTACACAACGTCTTTATCCCATCCATTTGGGAAGAGCGGAGGATTGGATAGTTTTTGAGGAAATATCTAGTATTTTTGAACTAGAATACAAAGAAAAAATCCAAGACGGCAATTACCGCAACTTTTTCTGGATACCTAAACATTATGTTCGCAATGGGCAAACACCGGGGCTCCGCTACAGAGTGCCAACCTTCTATAAATTAACCAACGGCGTCAGAAACTTTGAGTACGAAGACGCTTTCTTAAATGATGGAAAGATTATCGGACTAAAAGGTTACTTTGACGAATTTGAAGAAAACAACGTGAAAATCAGAATGCCTGTATTTTTCTCAGGAAGACGGGATAATGGATCGACCACATAG
- the cas7i gene encoding type I-B CRISPR-associated protein Cas7/Cst2/DevR — protein MKNITITVIFEGFALNRDEKIGGNILSIKKLRRASGTYSFIGKNAIRHYLFETLHKRFKDNQNNTIWGKTLVKAEDVIQFDITQEDILTSPELDVFGYMFTTGNKSITRKGPLGITKAVALEPYEGDMAFYANHDLVKRAKNQGVETEPDPFNKEENISFYKVSFTIDSEMLGRDEWIADGFDSSQGEVVIKYKEANTEKELKIVKKNVKSEKIRNSNKYKITFELDNNKKRERILQILEAIKDGLYAQSSGETNTIVPLFLIAGSVKVPTPVFHSFIDVRRENGQYKVIGVQDGLRNSWIDGKVYIQDCERLGVDEYLKKDGKVTDNWDELLQTIGIKDKSDSQQNQQTLDEKDKNSG, from the coding sequence ATGAAAAATATCACCATAACAGTAATTTTTGAAGGTTTCGCTCTCAACCGTGATGAGAAAATAGGAGGGAACATACTTTCTATCAAAAAACTGAGAAGGGCTAGCGGAACTTATAGCTTCATCGGGAAAAATGCTATTAGGCATTATTTGTTTGAAACGTTACATAAGCGATTCAAAGACAACCAAAATAATACAATTTGGGGAAAAACACTTGTTAAAGCTGAGGACGTTATTCAATTCGATATTACGCAGGAGGATATTCTAACCAGTCCCGAGCTAGATGTTTTCGGCTACATGTTCACCACTGGAAATAAATCTATAACCCGTAAGGGGCCGCTAGGCATTACTAAAGCTGTCGCACTTGAACCTTATGAAGGGGATATGGCTTTTTATGCCAATCACGACCTAGTGAAAAGGGCAAAAAATCAAGGAGTAGAAACGGAACCAGACCCTTTCAATAAAGAAGAAAACATTTCATTCTACAAAGTCAGCTTTACAATTGATTCAGAAATGCTAGGCAGGGATGAGTGGATAGCTGATGGTTTTGATTCTTCTCAAGGCGAAGTTGTTATTAAGTACAAGGAAGCAAACACAGAAAAAGAATTGAAAATAGTAAAAAAGAATGTTAAATCAGAAAAAATTAGAAATTCAAATAAGTACAAAATCACTTTTGAACTCGATAATAACAAAAAGAGAGAACGTATACTACAAATCCTTGAAGCTATAAAAGATGGTCTGTATGCTCAATCCAGTGGTGAAACAAACACAATAGTTCCCCTTTTCCTCATTGCAGGTTCCGTAAAAGTTCCAACCCCTGTGTTTCATTCCTTTATTGACGTGAGACGGGAAAATGGTCAGTACAAAGTAATCGGTGTTCAGGATGGACTTAGAAATTCTTGGATAGATGGGAAGGTGTATATCCAGGATTGTGAACGGCTAGGAGTTGACGAATATCTAAAGAAAGATGGAAAGGTAACTGATAATTGGGATGAGTTGTTACAAACAATTGGCATAAAAGATAAAAGTGACAGCCAACAAAATCAGCAAACACTAGATGAAAAAGATAAAAATTCTGGTTAA
- the cas6 gene encoding CRISPR-associated endoribonuclease Cas6, which translates to MTTAMNSSNDFGLVLVSRLSAVNEHSETASLKVDFREGFMSIIKGAIESSAPELYKTLFEKRTVKPYTFAVSFGNEVRVENDELFFKSPIEFKFSSNHPDILIMVYNHLLKTKEFPIRNVTFRVEHNDIIKPKRLEKNEVILRTISPILIRSHKNERHYVCPKCFNFEGDNDFEEAFKFNMDELCRNLLSLNDATEVIFNPIKLRKLVIKHMGLKLPGFVGTFSLKSDPGILNLINLVGLGSRRGQGFGMVEVVREI; encoded by the coding sequence TTGACCACTGCCATGAATTCGTCAAATGATTTTGGTTTAGTGCTGGTATCCAGATTATCGGCCGTCAACGAACACTCGGAAACCGCTTCTCTTAAAGTTGATTTCAGAGAAGGATTCATGTCTATCATCAAGGGGGCGATAGAAAGCTCGGCTCCAGAGCTTTACAAAACCCTCTTTGAAAAAAGGACGGTAAAGCCCTATACATTTGCCGTATCTTTTGGAAATGAAGTGAGGGTAGAAAACGATGAGCTTTTTTTCAAAAGCCCAATAGAGTTTAAATTCAGCAGCAACCATCCGGACATACTCATCATGGTTTATAACCATCTCTTGAAAACTAAGGAATTCCCAATACGCAATGTTACATTTAGGGTAGAACATAACGACATCATCAAGCCTAAAAGACTGGAGAAAAATGAGGTTATTCTCAGGACCATCTCTCCTATACTCATAAGAAGTCACAAAAATGAAAGACACTATGTTTGTCCGAAGTGCTTCAACTTTGAGGGAGATAACGATTTTGAGGAAGCCTTCAAGTTCAATATGGATGAGCTTTGTCGGAATCTCCTCAGCTTGAATGACGCCACCGAGGTTATATTCAATCCTATCAAGTTAAGGAAACTCGTCATCAAACACATGGGGCTAAAGCTCCCGGGATTTGTTGGTACTTTTTCTCTGAAATCAGACCCAGGCATTCTAAACCTTATAAACCTAGTTGGTCTCGGCTCGAGACGTGGACAGGGCTTCGGGATGGTTGAGGTGGTGAGGGAGATATGA